One Rossellomorea aquimaris DNA window includes the following coding sequences:
- a CDS encoding helix-turn-helix domain-containing protein, producing MKKYNIPVEASLEVIGGKWKVVILCHLIKSKRRTSELKRLMPGITQKMLTQQLRELEADGVINRIIYNQVPPKVEYELTEYGWSLKGPLDMLCAWGEQHIEKTYPDKSEVLVDSEEA from the coding sequence ATGAAAAAATATAATATACCCGTGGAGGCTTCCTTAGAAGTCATCGGGGGCAAGTGGAAAGTGGTGATTCTCTGTCATTTGATTAAAAGCAAGCGAAGAACCAGTGAATTGAAGAGACTAATGCCTGGAATCACTCAGAAAATGCTGACGCAGCAGCTAAGAGAGCTCGAAGCAGATGGAGTCATCAATAGAATTATTTACAATCAAGTTCCCCCGAAAGTAGAATACGAATTAACTGAGTATGGATGGTCGTTAAAAGGACCTTTAGATATGTTATGTGCATGGGGAGAACAGCATATTGAGAAAACCTATCCTGACAAAAGCGAAGTGTTGGTGGATAGTGAGGAAGCATAG
- a CDS encoding LTA synthase family protein, translated as MKLKKTPKASFIIIAALLLWVKTYIVYKTSFDIKIENTLQELILFINPLSFLLFIFGVGLLLKKDKSRTRYIIAASFVLSFILYGNVVFYRFFDDFLTLPVLFQTSNFSDLGTSASAIMSWKDLFYFTDVIVLILIIKLKPTWFSLQNYSRANRRAYFLVATALVFFNLGLAESERPQLLTRTFDREMLVKNIGTYNYHVYDIFLQSKSSAQRAMADGSELADIDNYVRASYIEPDKEMFGVAKDKNLIMVSLESLQNFVINSEMNGQEITPFLNDFIGESYYFDNFYHQTQQGKTSDSEFLLDNSLYPLNRGAVFFTHSGNEFESMTEKLGENGYYTTAMHANNKSFWNRDIMYDSLGYERFYSLPDYEVTEDNSVNWGMKDIPFFEQSVEHMKEMPQPFSTKMITLTNHYPFTLDEEDKLIDPYTSNDGTVNRYFQTVRYMDEAVKNFITDLKESGLYENSVIVMYGDHYGISENHNKAMSQYLGKEVTPVVSTQLQEVPLIIHVPGQDGKTISKVSGQIDLKPTIMHLLGIDTKEDIQFGSDIFSSQHENLAILRDGRFITEDYVFAGEKCWNKESEETTDMKYCEPYKERVNEELEYSDKIINGDLLRFYGENEDDDE; from the coding sequence ATGAAATTGAAAAAGACACCAAAGGCTTCTTTTATTATCATCGCTGCATTGCTCCTTTGGGTTAAAACGTACATTGTCTATAAAACTAGTTTTGATATAAAGATAGAGAATACACTCCAAGAACTTATACTCTTCATCAATCCACTAAGTTTCTTACTTTTTATCTTCGGAGTAGGATTACTTCTTAAGAAGGATAAGTCTCGCACCCGTTATATTATAGCTGCAAGCTTCGTCCTTTCGTTTATCCTATACGGAAACGTTGTTTTCTATCGATTCTTTGATGACTTTTTAACACTCCCCGTCCTGTTTCAAACAAGCAATTTCTCTGATTTAGGTACGAGTGCCAGCGCCATCATGAGCTGGAAGGATTTATTCTATTTTACAGATGTCATTGTGTTAATTCTTATCATCAAGTTAAAGCCAACATGGTTCTCTCTGCAAAACTATAGCAGAGCCAATCGACGTGCGTATTTCCTGGTTGCCACCGCCCTTGTTTTCTTTAACCTTGGCTTGGCAGAATCGGAACGACCACAGCTGCTGACAAGAACGTTCGATCGTGAAATGTTAGTAAAGAATATTGGAACGTATAATTACCATGTGTATGATATTTTCTTACAATCAAAGTCTTCCGCTCAACGAGCAATGGCAGACGGCAGTGAATTAGCGGATATTGATAACTATGTTCGTGCAAGTTACATCGAACCTGATAAAGAAATGTTTGGTGTGGCAAAGGACAAGAACTTGATCATGGTATCACTTGAATCATTACAGAACTTTGTCATTAATAGCGAAATGAATGGTCAGGAAATTACACCTTTCCTGAATGACTTTATTGGAGAAAGCTATTACTTCGATAATTTCTACCATCAAACTCAGCAAGGGAAAACATCTGACTCAGAGTTTTTACTCGATAATTCCCTTTACCCATTGAACCGGGGAGCGGTATTCTTCACTCATTCAGGAAATGAGTTTGAATCCATGACAGAAAAGCTTGGAGAAAATGGATACTATACAACCGCTATGCATGCAAACAATAAAAGCTTCTGGAATCGTGATATTATGTATGATTCCTTAGGATATGAACGTTTCTATTCTTTACCCGACTATGAGGTAACGGAAGACAATTCTGTTAACTGGGGTATGAAGGATATTCCGTTCTTTGAGCAATCAGTTGAGCATATGAAAGAGATGCCTCAACCTTTCAGTACGAAGATGATCACACTGACGAACCATTATCCATTCACATTAGATGAAGAAGATAAGCTTATCGATCCTTACACATCCAATGACGGTACGGTCAATCGTTATTTCCAAACTGTCCGTTACATGGATGAAGCTGTAAAGAACTTCATTACAGACTTAAAGGAATCAGGTTTATATGAAAACTCTGTTATCGTGATGTACGGAGATCACTACGGCATTTCCGAAAATCATAATAAGGCCATGAGCCAATATCTTGGTAAAGAAGTTACACCAGTTGTAAGTACACAGCTTCAAGAGGTTCCTTTAATCATTCATGTTCCTGGACAGGATGGGAAGACCATTTCTAAAGTATCCGGGCAAATTGACTTAAAACCAACAATCATGCATCTATTAGGAATCGATACGAAGGAAGACATCCAGTTTGGTTCTGATATATTCTCCAGTCAGCATGAAAATCTAGCCATTCTGCGTGATGGCCGATTCATCACTGAGGACTATGTTTTTGCAGGTGAAAAGTGCTGGAATAAAGAATCAGAAGAAACAACTGATATGAAATACTGTGAGCCATACAAAGAGCGTGTAAATGAGGAGCTGGAATACTCCGATAAGATCATTAATGGAGACCTCCTTCGCTTTTATGGTGAAAACGAAGACGATGATGAATAA
- a CDS encoding M14 family metallopeptidase: MKVKVRSGDSLWYYSQLFYIPIQLIIDSNPSVDPNGLKIGTEIELPGFRKESHTIKSGDSFWTLAEQRNIGVDALLLLNEGVNPNRLQIGSSIFLPSRVVYPIVNGKQSYSSETFEEDVKKLKEVYPFIKLNSIGESVLGKDLIEMSVGTGKKKVHIDASFHANEWITTSILMTFINDYLLSLTNGNLMRGIQTLPIYGGVTISFVPMVNPDGVDLVLNGPPKDKRKELIEINRGSSDFTGWKANIRGVDLNNQFPAKWEVEKERKEEKAPAPRDFPGYKPLSEPETVAMAKLARQEKFDRLLALHTQGKEFYWGYEGLEPPEASRLSEDFNRVSGYESVRYIDSYAGYKDWFIKDFRKAGFTIELGKGINPLPLSQFDEIYQDMLGIFLISIYRWY; encoded by the coding sequence ATGAAAGTGAAAGTTCGTAGTGGCGATTCTCTTTGGTACTATAGCCAGCTGTTTTATATTCCAATCCAATTAATCATTGATTCAAACCCTTCTGTTGATCCGAATGGATTGAAGATTGGTACAGAGATTGAACTCCCTGGATTCAGAAAAGAGAGCCATACAATTAAAAGTGGAGATTCCTTTTGGACGCTTGCCGAGCAGCGGAATATTGGAGTAGATGCCTTACTCCTACTGAACGAAGGAGTTAACCCTAACCGTTTACAAATAGGGTCAAGCATTTTTCTACCATCAAGAGTGGTATATCCGATAGTCAACGGGAAACAATCTTATAGCTCAGAAACATTCGAAGAAGATGTGAAAAAATTAAAAGAGGTCTATCCATTCATCAAATTAAACTCGATTGGCGAAAGTGTCCTTGGAAAAGATCTCATTGAAATGAGTGTTGGAACAGGAAAGAAAAAGGTTCACATAGATGCATCTTTTCATGCAAATGAATGGATAACCACTTCCATCTTAATGACGTTCATAAATGACTATTTATTATCGTTAACGAATGGAAATCTCATGAGAGGAATTCAAACCCTCCCTATATATGGGGGGGTGACGATATCGTTTGTACCTATGGTTAATCCGGATGGTGTAGATCTCGTCTTGAATGGCCCGCCGAAAGACAAGCGAAAAGAATTAATCGAAATCAATCGTGGAAGTTCCGACTTTACTGGCTGGAAAGCAAATATAAGAGGAGTAGACCTGAATAACCAATTCCCTGCCAAATGGGAGGTGGAGAAAGAAAGAAAAGAAGAAAAAGCACCAGCTCCGAGAGATTTCCCAGGATATAAGCCTCTATCAGAACCTGAAACAGTTGCAATGGCAAAACTGGCCAGACAGGAAAAGTTCGACCGGCTGCTTGCCCTCCACACTCAAGGGAAGGAATTCTACTGGGGCTATGAGGGCTTGGAGCCGCCGGAAGCTTCGAGGCTTTCGGAGGATTTTAACAGAGTAAGCGGGTATGAATCTGTCAGATATATAGATAGTTACGCGGGTTACAAGGATTGGTTCATTAAAGATTTCAGGAAAGCGGGGTTTACCATAGAGTTAGGAAAAGGAATAAATCCTCTGCCCCTCTCTCAATTCGACGAAATCTACCAAGACATGCTCGGAATCTTCCTCATATCCATCTATCGCTGGTACTAA
- a CDS encoding DUF2759 domain-containing protein, with product MGLVIITALVTLLALFAVVSTFKNKNAMGILFSLATLGVFGWFTIMTVLHSGYPGGH from the coding sequence ATGGGTCTTGTAATTATTACAGCATTGGTTACATTATTAGCTTTGTTCGCGGTAGTAAGCACTTTCAAAAACAAGAACGCTATGGGAATTCTTTTCTCATTGGCAACATTAGGTGTTTTTGGTTGGTTTACAATTATGACTGTCCTTCACTCTGGTTACCCAGGTGGGCATTAA
- a CDS encoding MTH1187 family thiamine-binding protein gives MAIVDVTVIPIGTESPSVSSYVADLHRILKEYEEKGEIRFQLTPMNTIIEGDLPVLFQVIQDIHESPFQQGIKRVATNIRIDDRRDKNSTMEGKLSSVQRRLEQ, from the coding sequence ATGGCAATTGTTGATGTAACAGTCATTCCAATCGGGACGGAATCACCAAGTGTAAGTTCCTATGTAGCGGACTTACATAGAATACTTAAAGAATATGAGGAAAAAGGGGAAATCCGTTTTCAATTAACTCCGATGAATACCATCATCGAGGGGGACCTTCCTGTTTTGTTTCAGGTCATACAAGACATTCATGAATCTCCTTTCCAACAGGGGATCAAACGGGTAGCAACAAATATTCGAATCGATGATCGCCGTGATAAGAATTCGACAATGGAAGGAAAACTATCTTCTGTACAGCGTCGACTAGAACAATAA